Within the Anaerohalosphaeraceae bacterium genome, the region GCAGCCCTGATACGGATTGACGATTCGATTCTCGATAGGACAGGGGCGCGTTCCATAATCCAGATACCATAAGCAGGTCAGTTCCGATTCCACCGAGGCCGCATTCACCTGGCATTCGGCATTCATCACAATCGCCCAGTTGGAGCCGCCCGGATAAACCACATCGGCAAAGTTTGGTTTGGTATCCTGAATGCGGTACGGCAGCCCCGCTGTTGTGATGAGGACTTTAATCTGTTTTTCGATTCCGTTGGCCAGCAGATAGGAACGAAGCGGTCCGGCAATCCGATTGTTGTATTGTTCCCGGGTGATGATTTCATCGGCGGCTGTCGAATGGGGACCGCTGCAGTCCGCCAGCCCCTGCAGCTCCAGCACCTGCCAGTCCTGAATCGCCGGGTAATACCAGCGGTACATCCGGGCAATATACCGGCTGGTTGGACTCTGGGCATTGACCAGAATCAGTACATCAGACGGCCCCAGGTCCGCACATACGGAACAGGACAAAATCAGAAAAACAAACAAACAGACCCAATAGAATGCACCATCCCCCCCCCTTCTTCCTCCTCGTTTCGCCATCGGTCATCCTTACCAAAAAGGGGGTTTCCTCTCTCCCTGAACGGACTGCACCGGCACTCCTTGCACCCCTGACGAGACATTACCGTTCAGCTTATTTTCTGCAGCGGGCCCTGAAAACCATCAGCCCCATCGAACCGAGCAGCAGCAGGGACCCCGGTTCCGGGACAATTGTAAAGACCCGCTGTGACTCCGCTGCGTTAAACACCCCCCCCAGCATGTTGTTCCAGCTCATCGGATTGACCGGACTGTAGTCGCGAAGAAGCCCGCCGTATCCCGCCCCGCCGTCCCCCAGCGAAAACACCACCTGCCCCACTTCGACGGCTTCTACGGCAAACTCGGCAATTTTATGATACCCGCCGACACCCAATGCAGAATCCACACCCGCTGCGATTGAAGTCATCGACAAGTTCCGAATCGTTCCCATCGGAGCATTGATGCTCGTCCAGAGCACATCCGCGGCAAAAGGCCTGACCACATTTACACTTCCCGCCACAACTTTCAGCGTGCCTGTTCCGGAAGCAAAAGCGCTTAACTGCCAGCTGTTCAGCCCATTCAAACCGGAGGCCTCTTCCGCATAGGCAAACAGCGTCACCAAGGTTGTCTCACCAATTGTCAAAGTCGTTTTCTCTGCAGTCATCTTGAAAGAAAGGGCGCCGAAGGAAGATGCGGAAATGAGAATAAACAGGAAGCCTGCTCTCAGAAAGAGATTTTTCATCACCCAGCTCTCCTCAACAACAAGAGTTACTCTTCTCTTTCCCCCTCGGTATCTATATACTTCGGTATATAGATATCCTCATCCAAGGTCCCAATATATAAATTATTGTGAAAAAAAGCAAGAAAAAAATAATTAAAATAATTCCGGATATCATTAGTTCTTTTTTTCTGTACTTCTTTTTTCCTATAATCTTATTTTTTTCAGAAAATTTGTAAGTATAATTACCTTTCGATTAGAAAGAATGATTATATAAAGACTTACTGGATATTGTATGAAGACAAACGGACAATCCTACTCCCCCGATGCCAAAGTTTATCCGGCCGGCGAAGGCAGTTTTTTAAGCATCAATGACATGCTTGCCTATTTTGAAAAAATGGGGGCTATGCGGGTCTCCGACCTCCATATTAAAGTCGGCACGCAGCCCTGCTACCGCATCGATGGAGACCTCGTCCGCATCAAAGGCGGCATTGTCACACAGGAAATCGTTGAACAGTTGGCCTTTCCGCTTCTCGGGTCCAAAAATATTGAAGCCCTTCAGCGTGATACAGCCGTGGACTGCTCCTACCGCTACGGCACGCTCCAGTTTCGGCTGAATGCCTTTATGGACAACGACGGGATGGCCATCGCCATCCGGGCTCTCGGAACGGAAATCCCCAAACCCGAGCATATCGGTTTCCCCAACAATGTCTGGAAAGACATCGTCCGAAAGACGCAGGGGCTGGTTCTCTTTACGGGCATCACAGGTGCCGGCAAAAGCACCACCATCGCCTCCCTGATTGAACGCATCAACGAGGACCGCGCCTGCCGCATCATCACGCTCGAAGACCCCATCGAATATGTCTTCAGCCAGAAAAACTCGATGATTTCCCAGCGGGAGGTCGGCCGAGATGTAGACACATTCGCACACGGCCTCCGTTCGATGATGCGGGAAGACCCGGACATCATCTTTGTCGGTGAAATGCGCGATGCCGAAACCGTTGCCCTGACGCTCACCGCTGCGGAAACCGGTCACCTGGTCTTTTCCACCCTCCACACCCGGGACGTCGTCGGCACCGTTACCCGCATTCTCGACTTTTTCCCGGAGGGCCGCCAGGAAGAGGTCCGCAACCAGCTGTCCCTGGGCCTGCGCTACATCATCAGCCAGAAACTCATCCCCCGCAAAGACGGCAAGGGACGCGTGGCCGTTATGGAGATTCTTAATAACAATTACGCCGTCGCCAACCTCATCCGAAAAAACAAAATTGAGCAGATTTACTCCCAGATGCAGGTCAAAACCAAAGACATCGCCGAAGAAAAAATGAT harbors:
- a CDS encoding PEP-CTERM sorting domain-containing protein (PEP-CTERM proteins occur, often in large numbers, in the proteomes of bacteria that also encode an exosortase, a predicted intramembrane cysteine proteinase. The presence of a PEP-CTERM domain at a protein's C-terminus predicts cleavage within the sorting domain, followed by covalent anchoring to some some component of the (usually Gram-negative) cell surface. Many PEP-CTERM proteins exhibit an unusual sequence composition that includes large numbers of potential glycosylation sites. Expression of one such protein has been shown restore the ability of a bacterium to form floc, a type of biofilm.) encodes the protein MTIGETTLVTLFAYAEEASGLNGLNSWQLSAFASGTGTLKVVAGSVNVVRPFAADVLWTSINAPMGTIRNLSMTSIAAGVDSALGVGGYHKIAEFAVEAVEVGQVVFSLGDGGAGYGGLLRDYSPVNPMSWNNMLGGVFNAAESQRVFTIVPEPGSLLLLGSMGLMVFRARCRK
- a CDS encoding PilT/PilU family type 4a pilus ATPase; protein product: MKTNGQSYSPDAKVYPAGEGSFLSINDMLAYFEKMGAMRVSDLHIKVGTQPCYRIDGDLVRIKGGIVTQEIVEQLAFPLLGSKNIEALQRDTAVDCSYRYGTLQFRLNAFMDNDGMAIAIRALGTEIPKPEHIGFPNNVWKDIVRKTQGLVLFTGITGAGKSTTIASLIERINEDRACRIITLEDPIEYVFSQKNSMISQREVGRDVDTFAHGLRSMMREDPDIIFVGEMRDAETVALTLTAAETGHLVFSTLHTRDVVGTVTRILDFFPEGRQEEVRNQLSLGLRYIISQKLIPRKDGKGRVAVMEILNNNYAVANLIRKNKIEQIYSQMQVKTKDIAEEKMITFESHLAILVKQGVITLAEAQKWANDLKSFHDAMKSEATMAD